From a region of the Rhinopithecus roxellana isolate Shanxi Qingling chromosome 8, ASM756505v1, whole genome shotgun sequence genome:
- the MAU2 gene encoding MAU2 chromatid cohesion factor homolog isoform X3: MATDWKGKLVRPKEGEGIHLLTGHLAYLCWDAVTHRNEASFVTGARLSCGCQWLISQQIPQFEDVKFEAASLLSELYCQENSVDAAKPLLRKAIQISQQTPYWHCRLLFQLAQLHTLEKDLVSACDLLGVGAEYARVVGSEYTRALFLLSKGMLLLMERKLQEVHPLLTLCGQIVENWQGNPIQKESLRVFFLVLQVTHYLDAGQVKSVKPCLKQLQQCIQTISTLHDDEILPSNPADLFHWLPKEHMCVLVYLVTVMHSMQAGYLEKAQKYTDKALMQLEKLKMLDCSPILSSFQVILLEHIIMCRLVTGHKATALQEISQVCQLCQQSPRLFSNHAAQLHTLLGLYCVSVNCMDNAEAQFTTALRLTNHQELWAFIVTNLASVYIREGNRHQEVLYSLLERINPDHSFPVSSHCLRAAAFYVRGLFSFFQGRYNEAKRFLRETLKMSNAEDLNRLTACSLVLLGHIFYVLGNHRESNNMVVPAMQLASKIPDMSVQLWSSALLRDLNKACGNAMDAHEAAQMHQNFSQQLLQDHIEACSLPEHNLITWTDGPPPVQFQAQNGPNTSLASLL, encoded by the exons ATGGCCACAGACTGGAAAGGAAAGCTTGTCCGCCCAAAGGAGGGTGAGGGAATTCACCTGTTGACTGGTCATCTTGCTTACCTCTGCTGGGATGCAGTGACACACAGAAATGAGGCCAGCTTTGTCACAGGTGCCAGGCTCAGCTGTGGATGCCAG tgGTTGATATCACAGCAA ATCCCGCAGTTCGAAGATGTTAAATTTGAAGCAGCAAGTCTGTTGTCTGAATTGTACTGTCAAGAG AATTCCGTCGATGCAGCAAAGCCGCTGCTGCGGAAGGCGATACAGATCTCACAGCAGACCCCGTATTGGCACTGCCGCCTGCTCTTCCAGCTCGCT cAACTGCACACGCTTGAGAAGGACCTGGTGTCGGCCTGTGACCTCCTGGGTGTGGGGGCCGAGTACGCCCGGGTGGTGGGATCTGAGTACACACG GGCACTGTTCCTCCTCAGCAAGGGGATG CTGCTGCTGATGGAGCGCAAGCTGCAGGAGGTGCACCCGCTGCTGACCCTCTGTGGGCAGATTGTGGAGAACTGGCAGGGGAACCCCATCCAGAAGGAGTCGCTGCGTGTCTTCTTCCTGGTGCTCCAGGTCACCCACTATTTGGATGCCGGACAG GTGAAGAGCGTGAAGCCGTGTCTGAAGCAGCTGCAGCAGTGCATCCAGACCATCTCCACGCTGCACGATGATGAGATCCTGCCCAGCAACCCCGCTGACCTCTTCCACTGGCTGCCCAAGGAGCACATGTGTGTGCTTGTCTACCTG GTGACTGTGATGCACTCCATGCAGGCTGGCTACCTGGAGAAGGCGCAGAAGTACACGGACAAGGCCCTCATGCAGCTGGAGAAGCTCAAGA TGCTGGACTGCAGCCCCATCCTGTCATCCTTCCAAGTGATCCTGCTGGAGCACATCATCATGTGCCGCCTCGTCACAGGTCACAAGGCCACGGCGCTGCAGGAG ATCTCCCAGGTCTGCCAGCTGTGCCAGCAGTCCCCCCGGCTCTTCTCCAACCATGCAGCACAGCTGCACACACTTCTG GGCCTGTACTGTGTCTCTGTCAACTGCATGGACAACGCGGAAGCCCAGTTCACCACAGCCCTGCGG CTCACCAACCACCAGGAGCTGTGGGCCTTCATCGTCACCAACCTGGCGAGTGTGTATATACGGGAAGGAAATAGACACCAAGAGGTA CTCTACAGTCTGCTGGAGAGGATCAACCCAGACCACAGCTTCCCTGTCAG CTCACACTGCCTCCGAGCGGCCGCCTTCTACGTGCGTGGgctcttctccttcttccaggGACGCTACAATGAGGCCAA GCGATTTCTGCGGGAAACTCTGAAGATGTCCAATGCCGAGGACCTGAACCGGCTCACAGCCTGCTCCCTTGTGCTCCTGGGCCACATCTTCTATGTGCTAGGAAACCACAGG GAGAGTAACAACATGGTGGTACCTGCCATGCAGCTCGCCAGCAAGATCCCGGACATGTCAGTACAGCTGTGGTCGTCAGCACTGCTGCGAG ACCTGAATAAAGCCTGTGGGAACGCCATGGATGCCCATGAAGCCGCCCAGATGCACCAGAACTTCTCGCAGCAGCTGCTCcaggaccacattgaggcctgcaGCCTCCCCGAACACAACCTCATCACG TGGACAGACGGTCCACCCCCTGTGCAGTTCCAAGCTCAGAATGGAcccaacaccagcctggccagcctccTGTGA